In the genome of Rhodoferax fermentans, one region contains:
- a CDS encoding cation acetate symporter, producing MTKNDTTRQVLTLLALFGVSAAAWSAGADLGQAQKQATNWTAIIMFAAFVVFTLFITKWAAAKTKSAADFYTAGGGITGFQNGLAIAGDYMSAASFLGISAAVMASGFDGLIYSIGFLVGWPVITFLMAERLRNLGKFTFADVAAFRFEQKPIRIFAASGTLVVVAFYLIAQMVGAGQLIKLLFGLEYYIAVIIVGALMMIYVLFGGMTATTWVQIIKACMLLGGASFMALSVLWHFGFSPEAMFASAVQIKTDLALKDGKIAEVAAAAGQSIMGPGNFVKDPISAISFGMALMFGTAGLPHILMRFFTVPSAKAARSSVMWATGWIGYFYLLTFIIGFGAITFVLTNPEFLDAKGALKGGGNMAAIHLANAVGGNVFLGFISAVAFATILAVVAGLTLSGASAVSHDIYATVIKQGKANSADELRISKITTICLGILAVTLGIVFEKQNIAFMVSLAFAIAASANFPVLFMSVLWKDCTTRGAVIGGFLGLISSVALTVVSPSVWEATLGNPKGSALFPYTSPALFSMTIGFVGIWLFSLMDKSARAAKDRDGFLAQQVRSETGIGASGASGH from the coding sequence ATGACCAAAAACGATACCACCCGACAAGTCCTCACCCTGCTGGCACTCTTCGGCGTGTCAGCGGCCGCCTGGTCTGCAGGCGCGGACCTGGGCCAGGCCCAGAAACAGGCGACCAACTGGACGGCCATCATCATGTTTGCCGCCTTTGTGGTGTTCACCCTGTTCATCACCAAGTGGGCCGCCGCCAAAACCAAATCGGCCGCTGACTTCTACACCGCAGGTGGTGGCATCACCGGCTTCCAGAACGGCCTGGCGATTGCTGGCGACTACATGTCGGCGGCATCCTTCCTGGGGATTTCTGCCGCCGTGATGGCAAGTGGGTTTGACGGCCTGATCTACTCCATCGGCTTCCTGGTGGGCTGGCCGGTCATCACCTTCCTGATGGCCGAGCGCCTGCGTAACCTGGGCAAATTCACCTTTGCCGACGTGGCCGCCTTCCGCTTCGAGCAAAAGCCGATCCGGATTTTTGCGGCTTCCGGCACGCTGGTGGTGGTGGCGTTTTACCTGATCGCCCAGATGGTGGGTGCCGGTCAGCTGATCAAGCTGCTATTTGGTCTGGAGTACTACATTGCGGTGATCATCGTGGGCGCGCTGATGATGATTTACGTGCTGTTTGGCGGCATGACGGCCACCACCTGGGTGCAGATCATCAAGGCCTGCATGTTGCTGGGTGGTGCGTCCTTCATGGCGCTGTCGGTGTTGTGGCACTTTGGCTTCAGCCCGGAAGCCATGTTTGCCTCGGCCGTACAGATCAAGACCGACCTGGCACTCAAAGACGGCAAGATTGCCGAAGTCGCCGCAGCGGCCGGTCAGTCCATCATGGGACCAGGCAACTTTGTGAAAGACCCGATCTCGGCGATCAGCTTTGGTATGGCGCTGATGTTTGGTACGGCTGGTTTGCCCCACATCCTGATGCGCTTCTTCACCGTGCCCAGTGCCAAAGCGGCGCGCAGCTCGGTGATGTGGGCCACCGGCTGGATCGGCTACTTCTACCTGCTGACCTTCATCATCGGTTTTGGCGCGATCACCTTTGTGCTGACCAACCCCGAGTTCCTGGATGCCAAGGGCGCACTCAAAGGCGGCGGCAACATGGCCGCTATCCACCTGGCCAACGCGGTGGGTGGCAATGTGTTCCTGGGTTTCATCTCGGCGGTGGCTTTTGCCACAATTCTGGCGGTGGTGGCAGGCTTGACCCTCTCAGGCGCGTCGGCTGTGTCACACGACATTTATGCCACCGTGATCAAGCAAGGCAAGGCCAACAGCGCCGATGAGCTGCGTATCTCCAAAATCACCACCATTTGCCTCGGCATTCTGGCGGTGACACTGGGCATCGTGTTCGAGAAACAGAACATCGCCTTCATGGTGTCGCTGGCGTTTGCGATTGCGGCCTCGGCCAACTTCCCGGTGTTGTTCATGTCGGTGCTGTGGAAAGACTGCACCACCCGGGGTGCTGTGATCGGCGGCTTTTTGGGTCTGATTTCCTCGGTGGCCTTGACCGTGGTGTCGCCTTCGGTGTGGGAAGCCACGCTGGGCAACCCCAAAGGTTCAGCCCTGTTCCCCTACACCTCACCAGCGCTGTTCTCGATGACCATCGGCTTTGTTGGCATCTGGTTGTTCTCGCTGATGGACAAGAGTGCACGTGCGGCCAAAGACCGCGATGGTTTCCTGGCGCAGCAAGTGCGTTCGGAAACCGGTATCGGCGCCTCTGGCGCGTCCGGCCACTGA
- a CDS encoding chalcone isomerase family protein, with protein MFTFLKTTLTAVSWLAASLPATAALQMDGVALEDSVQVAGKNLKLNGAGISMRLIFKVYALGLYLPNRQDTTRDVLHGEGPKRLLIAMLRDVSGTEFNDELRQYAVAESASVPAHILDNMVRLGQAIERQSNGLRKGDTLTLDWVPGTGTMVELNNKPLTAPLRDMAFYKALLNIWLGDRPADSGLKMKLLGQATELRSALRD; from the coding sequence ATGTTCACATTTCTCAAAACCACTTTGACAGCGGTGTCCTGGTTGGCTGCCAGCCTGCCCGCCACCGCCGCACTGCAGATGGACGGTGTGGCGCTGGAGGATTCGGTCCAGGTGGCTGGCAAAAACCTCAAGCTCAATGGCGCGGGCATCAGCATGCGTTTGATCTTCAAGGTCTACGCCCTGGGTCTGTACCTGCCCAACCGCCAGGACACAACACGTGACGTGTTGCATGGCGAGGGCCCCAAAAGGCTGTTGATCGCCATGTTGCGCGATGTCAGCGGCACAGAGTTCAACGACGAGTTGCGCCAGTATGCGGTGGCTGAGAGCGCCTCGGTGCCCGCGCACATTCTGGACAACATGGTGCGCCTGGGTCAGGCCATTGAACGCCAGTCCAACGGCCTGCGCAAAGGCGACACCCTGACGCTGGACTGGGTGCCAGGCACCGGCACAATGGTGGAACTCAACAACAAGCCGCTGACCGCCCCACTGCGCGACATGGCGTTTTACAAGGCTTTGCTCAACATCTGGCTGGGCGACCGGCCGGCCGATTCCGGGCTCAAAATGAAATTATTGGGCCAAGCCACGGAATTGCGCTCAGCCTTGCGTGACTGA
- a CDS encoding DUF294 nucleotidyltransferase-like domain-containing protein: protein MSFIFPFETAPFNELNATEQTQLREVALHVRITAGDRLLVPDSTPQHLWVIRDGHAQLEEDDHVHVLTSGEAISWRALLTERNHASVVALDDVLAWQIPKTTLMPLLANNLRFSARVFAAMATDLADDEDIDHNRELMSLMLVRVKDAYLQKPFYVDGQLDVVSVCRLLAEHRLTNALVRDVQQGGERIGMFTTTDLRDALLKPIAPHLLPIRDVARFDLITLGPDAELFEALLIMLRHRVHRVLVKDGDTILGLLSQLDLMSFMSNHSHLITLQVEQARTVDDLRAAAHQVDDSIKMLQRGGMRIEIISKLVSELNGQIFARLWSLLAPAELQQNSCLLVMGSEGRSEQILKTDQDNALLLRDGYSCVDLASITGQFSAALLTFGYPPCPGNIMITNPLWCQSLAAFRETITQWLFDADPEGKMNLAIFLDARAIAGDASLLANAREHALNLATGSLSYMARMASAIDQFAEPTQGWWSRITKLQISEPETFDLKKIGTFPIVHGTRALALEHRLETLGTVERLQELGHRQLLPTALVRDLVETLHLLMAMKLRNNLRQQSLGQPISNLIELNTLGTLDRDLLKDALLIIKQFKQHLRLHYRLEA, encoded by the coding sequence GTGTCTTTCATTTTTCCTTTTGAGACCGCCCCCTTCAACGAACTCAACGCCACTGAACAGACCCAGTTGCGCGAGGTGGCGTTGCATGTGCGCATCACCGCCGGAGACCGGCTGCTGGTGCCCGACAGCACGCCCCAGCATCTGTGGGTGATACGCGATGGCCATGCTCAGCTGGAGGAAGACGACCATGTGCATGTGTTGACTTCGGGCGAAGCCATCAGCTGGCGCGCCTTACTGACCGAGCGCAACCATGCCAGTGTGGTGGCGCTGGATGACGTGTTGGCCTGGCAGATCCCCAAAACCACCCTGATGCCACTGCTGGCCAACAACCTGCGCTTCAGTGCCCGGGTGTTTGCCGCCATGGCCACCGATCTGGCCGATGACGAGGACATTGACCACAACCGGGAACTGATGTCGCTGATGCTGGTGCGCGTCAAAGACGCCTATTTGCAAAAGCCTTTTTATGTGGATGGCCAGCTCGACGTGGTGTCGGTCTGCCGCCTGCTGGCTGAGCACAGATTGACCAACGCGCTGGTACGTGATGTGCAACAGGGGGGCGAGCGCATCGGCATGTTCACCACCACCGACCTGCGTGATGCCTTATTAAAACCTATAGCACCCCACCTATTACCTATAAGGGATGTCGCCCGTTTTGACCTGATTACCCTGGGCCCGGACGCCGAGCTGTTTGAGGCCCTGCTGATCATGTTGCGGCACCGCGTGCACCGGGTGCTGGTGAAAGACGGCGACACCATTCTGGGCCTGCTGAGCCAGCTCGACCTGATGAGTTTCATGTCCAACCACTCGCATCTGATCACACTGCAGGTGGAACAGGCGCGCACGGTGGACGATCTGCGTGCAGCGGCGCACCAGGTGGACGACTCGATCAAGATGCTGCAGCGTGGCGGTATGCGCATCGAGATCATCTCCAAGCTGGTGAGTGAGCTCAATGGCCAGATTTTTGCCCGCTTGTGGTCGCTGCTGGCGCCCGCTGAGTTGCAGCAAAACAGTTGCCTGCTGGTGATGGGCAGCGAGGGCCGCAGTGAACAGATCCTCAAAACAGACCAGGACAACGCCCTGCTGCTGCGCGATGGCTACAGCTGTGTCGATCTGGCCAGCATCACCGGTCAATTCAGTGCCGCCCTGCTGACCTTTGGTTACCCGCCTTGCCCGGGCAACATCATGATCACCAACCCGCTGTGGTGCCAATCCCTGGCGGCTTTTCGCGAGACCATAACCCAGTGGTTGTTTGACGCGGACCCCGAGGGCAAGATGAACCTGGCCATTTTTCTGGACGCCCGGGCCATTGCTGGCGACGCCTCGCTGCTGGCCAACGCCCGCGAACATGCGCTGAACCTGGCCACCGGCAGCCTGTCTTACATGGCCCGCATGGCCAGCGCCATCGACCAGTTTGCCGAGCCCACACAAGGCTGGTGGAGCCGCATCACCAAATTGCAGATCAGCGAGCCAGAGACCTTTGACCTGAAAAAAATCGGCACCTTCCCGATCGTGCACGGCACCCGTGCCCTGGCCCTGGAGCATCGGCTGGAGACACTGGGTACGGTCGAGCGGCTGCAGGAACTGGGCCACCGACAGCTGTTGCCGACAGCGCTGGTGCGTGATCTGGTAGAAACCTTGCACCTGCTGATGGCGATGAAACTGCGCAACAACCTGCGCCAGCAGTCCCTCGGGCAACCCATCAGCAACCTGATTGAGCTCAACACCTTGGGCACCCTCGACCGCGACCTGCTCAAGGACGCCTTGCTGATCATCAAGCAGTTCAAACAGCACCTGCGCCTGCACTACCGGCTCGAAGCCTGA
- a CDS encoding 3'-5' exonuclease: MRLDRRLVWAMGVMAAASIVWLLVTMGLLVMALAADQRALVLGQLAPQLWLIGLTWLMGLVVIAATLRWLFRRYASAPARLLEQTRVLLAAEQAAPMQHQGTHETQELAQVVFQLASQRDQLRREMASQVAQASLGIQQEKDRLAALMAELTQSVVVCNLDGRILLYNNRARLQFRTLSNVPALAGGAELVGIGRSIYAVFDRALVAHAIDSIQQRLLRGAANPSAQFVTSTAAGQLLKVQMAPVRTSNTEDANNALSGFVLMLDNVTRAFEEEKRRDQMLHTLTQGCRASLAGMKTALATLEASELTGEPRARQRQILHDEMNSMAQRITDLDKQASHGQSTRWPLEEMLGADVLLVAQQRIQKHCQRTVSLEQLDDSLWLRVDSYSLIQALVYLSARLVDEFDVRFLRLRLLSENGVAKLDLIWTDQVMSTETVMIWQMDSMQMGAESTRLSVRDVVERHGGELIFARERVRHEAFFRFALPQVNVQDLPETATLGHGDSRPEYYDFDLFQSTDQTSALDDRRLNELAYTVFDTETTGLNPSEGDEIIQIGATRCVNGKLLRQESFEQLVNPGRLIPAATIPIHGITQEMVRGQPRITEVLPAFHRFASDTVLVAHNAAFDMKFLQLQEAATGLKFDQPVLDTLLLSAVVHANHEEHRLEVLAERFNITVLGRHTALGDALVTAEVWLRLIPLLQAMGITTLRQAREAAQKTYYARLRY; encoded by the coding sequence ATGAGACTGGATCGTCGACTGGTGTGGGCCATGGGGGTGATGGCAGCGGCCAGCATCGTCTGGTTGCTGGTGACGATGGGCTTGTTGGTGATGGCCCTGGCAGCCGACCAGCGCGCGCTGGTTCTGGGGCAACTGGCACCGCAGTTGTGGCTGATTGGTTTGACCTGGCTGATGGGGCTGGTGGTGATTGCTGCCACTTTGCGTTGGCTGTTTCGGCGCTACGCCAGCGCACCTGCGCGTTTGCTGGAGCAAACCCGGGTGCTGCTGGCGGCAGAGCAGGCCGCCCCGATGCAGCACCAGGGCACCCACGAAACCCAGGAGCTGGCGCAGGTGGTGTTTCAGCTGGCCAGCCAGCGCGACCAGTTGCGCCGCGAGATGGCCAGCCAGGTGGCGCAAGCCAGCCTGGGCATCCAGCAGGAAAAAGACCGCCTGGCCGCGCTCATGGCCGAGCTGACCCAAAGTGTGGTGGTGTGCAACCTGGATGGCCGCATCCTGCTCTACAACAACCGGGCCCGGTTGCAGTTTCGTACCTTGTCCAATGTGCCCGCGCTGGCCGGTGGTGCTGAACTGGTGGGCATTGGCCGCTCGATCTACGCGGTGTTTGACCGTGCCCTGGTGGCGCACGCCATCGACAGCATCCAGCAGCGCCTGCTGCGTGGCGCCGCCAACCCGTCGGCCCAGTTTGTCACGAGCACCGCCGCCGGTCAGCTGCTCAAGGTGCAGATGGCGCCGGTGCGCACCAGCAACACCGAGGACGCCAACAACGCCCTGAGCGGGTTTGTGCTGATGCTCGACAACGTGACCCGGGCCTTTGAGGAGGAAAAGCGTCGCGACCAGATGCTGCACACGCTCACTCAGGGCTGTCGCGCCTCGCTGGCGGGCATGAAAACCGCATTGGCCACGCTGGAGGCCTCGGAGCTCACAGGTGAACCACGCGCGCGTCAGCGCCAGATCCTGCACGACGAGATGAACAGCATGGCCCAGCGCATCACCGACTTGGACAAACAGGCCAGCCATGGTCAGAGCACCCGCTGGCCGCTGGAGGAAATGCTGGGTGCCGACGTGTTGCTGGTGGCGCAGCAGCGCATTCAGAAACACTGCCAGCGCACGGTGTCACTGGAGCAGCTCGACGACAGCCTGTGGCTGCGGGTGGACAGCTACAGCCTGATCCAGGCGCTGGTGTATCTGTCGGCACGGCTGGTGGATGAGTTTGATGTCAGGTTCCTGCGCTTGCGGCTATTGTCCGAGAACGGCGTGGCCAAGCTTGACCTGATCTGGACCGACCAGGTGATGAGCACCGAAACCGTGATGATCTGGCAGATGGACAGCATGCAGATGGGCGCCGAGAGCACCCGTTTGAGTGTGCGCGATGTGGTCGAGCGCCATGGGGGTGAGCTGATCTTTGCGCGCGAGCGGGTGCGCCACGAGGCTTTTTTCCGTTTTGCTCTGCCCCAGGTGAATGTGCAGGACCTGCCCGAAACCGCCACGCTGGGGCACGGCGACAGCCGCCCCGAGTATTACGACTTCGACCTGTTCCAGAGCACCGACCAGACCAGCGCACTGGATGACCGCCGTCTGAATGAGCTGGCCTACACTGTGTTTGACACCGAAACCACGGGCCTGAACCCGTCCGAGGGGGATGAGATCATCCAGATCGGCGCCACCCGCTGTGTCAACGGCAAACTGCTGCGCCAGGAGAGTTTTGAGCAGTTGGTCAACCCCGGGCGACTGATTCCGGCCGCCACCATCCCGATCCACGGCATCACCCAGGAGATGGTCCGTGGCCAGCCCCGCATCACCGAGGTTTTGCCCGCGTTTCACCGCTTTGCCAGCGATACCGTGCTGGTGGCGCACAACGCGGCGTTTGACATGAAGTTCCTGCAGCTGCAGGAAGCAGCCACCGGCTTGAAGTTTGACCAGCCGGTGCTCGACACCTTGCTGCTCTCAGCCGTGGTGCACGCCAACCATGAAGAGCATCGGCTGGAGGTTCTGGCCGAGCGCTTCAACATCACCGTGCTGGGTCGCCACACCGCGCTGGGAGATGCCTTGGTCACCGCCGAGGTCTGGCTCAGGTTGATCCCGCTGCTGCAGGCCATGGGCATCACTACTTTGCGCCAGGCGCGTGAGGCGGCGCAGAAAACCTATTACGCCCGGCTGCGTTAC
- a CDS encoding DUF485 domain-containing protein, protein MQDDLIQRVISHPKYQELKAKRSSFGWTLTWAMMIVYYGFIVLVAFNKQFLATKLGAGVMTIGIPIGFGVIVFTVLITAIYVRRANSEYDDLTAEITKAVLK, encoded by the coding sequence ATGCAAGACGATTTGATACAGCGGGTGATCAGCCACCCGAAATATCAGGAGCTCAAAGCCAAACGCAGCAGCTTTGGCTGGACGCTGACCTGGGCGATGATGATCGTGTATTACGGTTTCATCGTGCTGGTCGCATTCAACAAGCAGTTCCTGGCCACCAAGCTCGGTGCGGGCGTCATGACCATCGGCATCCCGATCGGTTTTGGTGTCATTGTGTTCACGGTGCTCATCACCGCCATCTACGTCCGACGCGCCAACAGCGAATACGACGACCTGACTGCAGAGATCACCAAGGCGGTACTGAAATGA
- a CDS encoding flagellar basal body L-ring protein FlgH has protein sequence MTRPFARPVLAALSLSSLLLGCASPNPTTVPGPLSALPVARPTNLERVTTGSLFQASSGSLFSGRQKPRAIGDTVKVSISEKLSASDTVKADANRETSLKSKGPGVREDSPLAGLFNQDATASGSNAFKGNGSAKNDSSFTGQLAASVVNVLANGNLVVAGERSIALHGGGSILRFSGVVDPRDIKDGNVIQSSDVVNARLEVVAQGESSEIASRTWLQKVLSRTLSVW, from the coding sequence ATGACCCGCCCCTTTGCCCGCCCTGTGCTGGCGGCCCTCAGCCTGAGCAGCCTGTTGCTGGGCTGTGCCAGCCCGAACCCCACCACCGTGCCAGGGCCGCTGTCGGCCTTGCCTGTGGCCCGCCCGACAAATCTGGAGCGGGTCACCACCGGATCGCTGTTCCAGGCCAGTTCAGGCTCGCTCTTTAGCGGGCGGCAAAAACCCCGCGCCATTGGTGACACCGTCAAGGTGAGCATCTCGGAGAAACTCAGTGCCAGCGACACCGTCAAGGCAGATGCCAACCGGGAAACATCCTTGAAGTCCAAAGGGCCTGGCGTTCGGGAAGACTCCCCGCTGGCGGGCCTGTTCAACCAGGACGCCACCGCCTCCGGCAGCAATGCCTTCAAGGGCAACGGCAGCGCCAAAAACGACAGCAGTTTTACCGGCCAACTCGCCGCCTCGGTGGTCAATGTTCTAGCCAATGGCAACCTGGTGGTGGCGGGTGAACGCAGCATCGCCCTGCATGGTGGTGGCAGCATCCTGCGTTTTTCCGGGGTGGTCGATCCGCGCGACATCAAGGACGGCAACGTCATCCAGTCGAGTGATGTGGTCAATGCCCGCCTGGAAGTGGTGGCACAGGGCGAGTCGTCCGAGATTGCCTCTCGCACCTGGCTGCAAAAGGTGCTCAGCAGAACCTTGTCCGTCTGGTAG